The Candidatus Koribacter versatilis Ellin345 genome has a segment encoding these proteins:
- a CDS encoding DNA glycosylase AlkZ-like family protein, whose protein sequence is MTSRKPNPLALFHPPVRDWFTAVFDAPTRPQTLGWESIARGDSTLVLAPTGTGKTLAAFLWAINRVMFEPVPEKKQRCRILYVSPIKALAVDVERNLRAPIVGIAHAARRLTTSFHEPSVMVRTGDTPTAERVRFQREPADILITTPESLYLLLTSNAREVLRSIETVIIDEIHALVPGKRGTHLSLSLERLEHLCGRPLQRIGLSATQRPLEEVSHFLGGVDTAKAKPVTDEATDELPYRPVTIVDASAPKRLDLRVEVPVEDMASLDDINPLPSGPASQGPVRGSIWAAIHPELLRLVQEHRSTLIFVNSRRLAERISGAINDLAGESLVRAHHGSVSVAQRKEIEDLLKAGQLRGIVATSSLELGIDMGAVDLVIQVEAPPSVASGMQRIGRASHQVGAVSKGLIFPKYRADLLACAAVTRAMQDGEVESIRYPRNPLDVLAQQIVAAVAVDPWNVDDLYAFVRGSAPFATLSRPLFDGVLDMLSGRYPSDEFAELRPRINWDRVQNTLTPRQGSKSMAIANGGTIPDRGLYGVFLSGAEKKGGRLGELDEEMVFESRPGETIILGATTWRIDDITHDRVLVSPAPGEPGKMPFWKGDAAGRPAEFGTRIGALTRKLLTTPRGAAIASLVESHRLDANAADNLMRYLEDQRAATEKVPSDKDILVERYRDELGDWRVCVLTPFGSRVHAPWCIAVTAKLRADLGIEPESMWTEDGFVVRLPDSDAPLDVEALFPTVSEFTALVTAQLGGTALFAGKFREAAGRALLLPRRRPGQRTALWQQRKKSADLLAVAARYSTFPLLLETYRECLRDIFDLTAATDLLRDIQNGAVQVTTVDSQKPSPFASSLLFGYIANYIYEGDAPLAERRAQALSIDQAQLQDLLGDVDFRELLDPAVLDEVEAQLQMREAEFGARTADALHDLLRRLGDLSAEELAQRAEDGVDVAALVADLERQRRVVRATVAGAKRYIAVEDAARYRDALGVPLPPGLPDVWLEPAQDALLSILRRYARTHGPFTTAQVAARFGVADSLVEPALTALHAAGKLLEGEFHPRGTGSEWCDPEVLRIIRRKTLARLRKEVEPVDEAVFARLITRWQGVSVRRPGLDAVLDAVELLQGAPIPASTLEREILPARVKDYRRGDLDTLIAGGEVVWVGVERLGRRDGRIALYTAQNVAKLLAPAELRPLPQLSELAQKLLEFLKTQGASFFPALQAASGAGFFGETLDALWELVWAGLVTNDTLQPLRALVSGGDSKRGDERKNGRPESLGRSRGRAPNPAGQGRWSLVETRIGGNSAGVTEWSAAVAQQLLNRYGILTREAVAAEGIPGGFSSVYRTLRAMEDSGLVRRGMFVGGLGGAQFAMNAAVDMLRRLRNPPEQPETLHLATVDPANPYGAILPWPRTENNATLSRTVGTSVVLVNGALAAYLRRSSEEVTVFLPENEPERSATARALAGKLAEIAIARQAYRAGLLVGTINGAPAEKHLLGRFLEQAGFVKTALGYQMRRVGGPLVGRAEPEVEEEELESDEAQID, encoded by the coding sequence GTGACATCCCGCAAACCCAACCCGCTCGCGCTCTTCCACCCCCCTGTGCGCGACTGGTTCACCGCCGTCTTCGACGCCCCCACCCGCCCCCAAACCCTCGGCTGGGAGTCCATCGCCCGCGGCGATTCTACTCTCGTCCTCGCGCCCACCGGCACCGGCAAAACTCTCGCCGCATTTCTTTGGGCCATCAACCGGGTCATGTTCGAGCCCGTCCCCGAGAAGAAGCAGCGCTGCCGCATCCTCTACGTCTCGCCGATCAAAGCGCTCGCCGTCGACGTCGAACGCAATCTCCGCGCCCCCATCGTCGGCATCGCCCACGCCGCCCGCCGCCTGACCACATCGTTCCACGAGCCGTCCGTCATGGTCCGCACCGGCGACACCCCCACGGCCGAACGCGTCCGCTTCCAGCGCGAACCCGCTGACATCCTCATCACCACGCCCGAATCGCTGTATCTCCTTCTCACCTCGAACGCGCGCGAAGTTCTGCGCTCCATCGAAACCGTCATCATCGACGAGATCCACGCCCTCGTCCCCGGCAAGCGCGGCACCCACCTCAGCCTCTCCCTCGAACGCCTCGAACATCTCTGCGGACGCCCGCTGCAGCGCATCGGCCTCTCCGCCACGCAGCGCCCCCTCGAAGAGGTCTCGCACTTCTTAGGAGGCGTGGACACCGCGAAAGCAAAGCCGGTCACCGACGAGGCCACCGACGAACTCCCCTACCGCCCCGTAACCATCGTCGATGCCAGCGCCCCCAAGCGCCTCGACCTCCGCGTCGAAGTCCCTGTCGAAGACATGGCCTCCCTCGACGACATCAACCCGCTGCCCAGTGGCCCAGCATCGCAAGGACCGGTGCGCGGCTCCATCTGGGCCGCGATTCATCCCGAGCTTTTGCGCCTCGTGCAGGAGCACCGCTCCACGCTGATCTTCGTCAACAGCCGCCGCCTCGCCGAACGCATCTCGGGCGCGATCAACGACCTTGCCGGTGAATCGCTGGTCCGCGCGCACCACGGCAGCGTCTCCGTCGCGCAGCGCAAAGAGATCGAAGACCTTCTCAAAGCCGGACAATTGCGCGGTATCGTCGCCACTTCGTCTCTCGAACTCGGCATCGACATGGGCGCCGTCGATCTCGTCATCCAGGTCGAAGCGCCGCCGTCCGTCGCCAGCGGCATGCAGCGCATCGGACGCGCCAGCCACCAGGTCGGCGCCGTCAGTAAAGGCCTCATCTTTCCCAAGTACCGCGCGGATTTGCTCGCCTGCGCCGCGGTCACGCGCGCCATGCAGGATGGCGAAGTCGAATCTATCCGCTACCCGCGCAATCCCCTCGACGTCCTCGCCCAGCAGATCGTTGCCGCCGTCGCGGTTGACCCGTGGAACGTGGATGACCTCTACGCGTTCGTACGCGGCAGCGCGCCCTTCGCCACGCTCTCCCGCCCGCTCTTCGACGGCGTGCTCGACATGCTCTCCGGCCGCTATCCCTCCGACGAATTCGCCGAGCTCCGCCCGCGCATCAACTGGGACCGCGTGCAGAACACGCTCACCCCGCGCCAGGGCTCGAAATCCATGGCCATCGCCAACGGCGGTACCATCCCTGACCGCGGCCTCTACGGCGTCTTCCTCTCCGGCGCGGAGAAAAAAGGTGGACGCCTCGGCGAACTCGACGAAGAGATGGTGTTCGAGAGCCGCCCCGGCGAGACCATCATCCTCGGCGCGACCACGTGGCGCATCGACGACATCACTCACGACCGCGTGCTGGTTTCTCCCGCGCCAGGCGAGCCCGGCAAAATGCCCTTCTGGAAGGGCGATGCCGCCGGACGTCCCGCGGAATTCGGCACGCGCATCGGCGCCCTCACGCGGAAGCTGCTGACCACACCGCGCGGCGCCGCGATCGCGTCGCTGGTCGAATCGCACCGCCTCGATGCCAACGCCGCCGACAACCTCATGCGCTACCTCGAAGACCAGCGCGCGGCCACCGAGAAAGTGCCGTCGGACAAGGACATTCTCGTGGAGCGATACCGTGACGAACTCGGCGATTGGCGCGTTTGCGTGCTCACGCCGTTCGGCAGCCGCGTCCACGCGCCGTGGTGCATCGCCGTCACCGCGAAACTGCGCGCCGATCTCGGCATTGAGCCGGAAAGCATGTGGACCGAGGACGGCTTCGTCGTGCGCCTGCCGGATTCCGACGCGCCCCTCGACGTCGAAGCGCTCTTTCCCACCGTTTCGGAGTTCACCGCGCTGGTGACCGCGCAACTCGGCGGAACCGCGCTCTTCGCCGGAAAATTCCGCGAGGCCGCTGGGCGCGCGCTGCTCCTGCCGCGCCGCCGTCCCGGCCAGCGCACCGCCTTGTGGCAGCAGCGTAAGAAATCCGCGGATTTGCTGGCCGTCGCCGCGCGCTACTCCACGTTCCCGCTGCTTCTGGAAACGTACCGCGAGTGCCTGCGCGACATCTTCGACCTCACCGCCGCCACGGATTTACTGCGCGATATCCAGAACGGCGCCGTACAGGTCACCACCGTCGATTCGCAAAAGCCGTCGCCATTCGCGTCGTCGCTGCTCTTCGGCTACATCGCGAATTACATCTATGAGGGCGACGCGCCGCTGGCCGAACGCCGCGCCCAGGCCCTCTCCATCGACCAGGCCCAACTCCAGGATTTGTTGGGCGATGTTGATTTCCGCGAGCTTCTCGATCCCGCGGTGCTCGACGAAGTCGAGGCGCAATTACAAATGCGCGAAGCCGAATTCGGCGCGCGCACCGCCGACGCCCTCCACGATTTGCTGCGCCGCTTAGGCGATCTCAGCGCGGAAGAACTGGCGCAGCGCGCGGAAGACGGCGTGGATGTTGCGGCGCTGGTCGCGGATTTGGAGCGCCAGCGCCGCGTCGTTCGCGCGACGGTCGCGGGCGCAAAGCGGTATATCGCCGTGGAAGACGCGGCCCGCTACCGTGACGCGCTCGGCGTGCCGCTACCGCCGGGCTTGCCGGACGTATGGCTGGAACCCGCACAGGACGCGCTTTTGAGCATTTTGCGCCGCTACGCGCGCACGCATGGGCCGTTCACCACCGCGCAGGTGGCGGCGCGGTTCGGCGTGGCGGATTCGCTGGTGGAACCCGCGCTGACCGCGCTCCACGCCGCGGGAAAGCTGCTGGAAGGCGAGTTCCACCCACGCGGCACGGGTTCGGAGTGGTGCGACCCGGAGGTTTTGCGCATCATCCGTCGCAAGACGCTGGCGCGCCTGCGCAAAGAGGTCGAACCCGTGGATGAAGCCGTGTTTGCGCGGCTGATCACCCGCTGGCAAGGCGTTTCCGTGCGCCGCCCCGGGCTCGACGCCGTGCTCGACGCGGTGGAACTCCTCCAAGGCGCGCCCATCCCCGCGAGCACGCTGGAGCGCGAGATCCTGCCCGCGCGCGTGAAGGACTACCGGCGCGGCGACCTCGACACGCTGATCGCAGGCGGCGAGGTGGTGTGGGTCGGCGTGGAGCGGCTCGGGCGCCGCGACGGGCGCATCGCACTCTACACCGCGCAAAACGTGGCAAAACTGCTGGCTCCCGCGGAACTGCGGCCATTGCCGCAGTTATCGGAGCTGGCGCAAAAGCTGCTGGAATTCCTGAAGACGCAGGGCGCGTCGTTCTTCCCCGCGCTGCAAGCGGCGTCGGGCGCGGGATTCTTCGGCGAGACGCTGGATGCGCTTTGGGAGTTAGTTTGGGCGGGACTGGTGACCAACGACACGCTGCAGCCGCTGCGCGCGCTGGTCAGCGGCGGCGACAGCAAGCGCGGCGACGAGCGCAAGAACGGGCGTCCGGAGTCGCTCGGGCGCTCGCGCGGACGCGCGCCGAATCCCGCGGGGCAGGGACGGTGGTCGCTGGTGGAAACGCGCATCGGCGGCAATTCCGCCGGCGTTACGGAGTGGAGCGCCGCCGTCGCCCAGCAACTCCTCAATCGCTACGGCATTTTGACGCGCGAAGCGGTGGCGGCCGAGGGAATCCCCGGCGGTTTCAGCTCGGTTTACCGCACCTTGCGCGCGATGGAAGACAGCGGGCTGGTGCGGCGCGGGATGTTCGTCGGCGGGCTCGGCGGCGCCCAATTCGCGATGAATGCCGCGGTGGATATGCTGCGGCGGCTGCGCAACCCGCCGGAGCAGCCGGAAACGCTACATCTTGCGACCGTCGATCCGGCGAACCCATATGGCGCGATCCTGCCGTGGCCGCGCACCGAGAACAACGCCACGCTCTCCCGCACGGTAGGAACCAGCGTGGTGCTGGTGAATGGCGCGCTCGCCGCGTATTTGCGGCGCAGCAGCGAGGAAGTCACGGTGTTCTTGCCGGAGAACGAGCCGGAGCGCAGCGCGACTGCCAGGGCGCTCGCGGGCAAGCTGGCGGAGATCGCGATCGCGCGGCAGGCATATCGCGCGGGTCTGCTGGTAGGGACAATCAACGGCGCGCCGGCGGAGAAGCATCTTCTTGGGAGATTTCTCGAGCAAGCGGGGTTTGTGAAGACGGCGCTGGGATACCAGATGCGGCGCGTGGGCGGCCCGCTGGTGGGGAGAGCGGAGCCCGAGGTTGAGGAAGAAGAGTTGGAGTCGGACGAGGCGCAGATCGATTGA
- a CDS encoding FG-GAP-like repeat-containing protein: MLKYLVSKAYTVTGLPKVIQRGIAAAVWLGLIGSGCSAFASTATTTTLAITSGGTAVTTISAGSQVTLTATVLAGSTAVKQGQVNFCDGAATHCSDIHVLGTAQLNSSGKAKITLRPAPGSFSYKAVFVGTPKTTTAYAGSTSSTASLTVTGKLPSFTTIAELGPSVGYTLTATTYGFTKAKTATAPTGTISFVDTTTGNSVLTSAALATPQAAVNWVNSYTSTLGYLPNAMVGADFNGDGYPDIAVELSNTANPVGIYLGNGTGNFNEVTKSPIIAAGIPVLAQDFNGDGIPDLVLCHGHNDSLTVLLGNGDGTFTEAPANPFGDGLGIPPVVVADFNGDGIPDLATGGAGSLSVFLANGAGAFTQVPTTSKTLILGNFATMVAGDFNGDGITDIAALDATFSETVRVYFGSGDGTFTTGPTNMVSPGGSAGAPMVMVTADFNGDGKADVAVPLWNGGVAVLLGNGDGTFQEASGSPIGLGDYTLQVGLADFNGDGVPDLMLQQESNITNAYALLGKGDGTFTVSSNPAPYLPCCGIALLMDVNGDGLTDVVNSSQYDGTASVLLTSAQQATTQVTGISVGGTSPHNVVAKYPGDTKYLASISAPTELQPPAAAPVFTPASGSIRPYMDSIKLTSSTPGATIYYLAVGAIDTGGSYVTYNGPIYGYNMGSATIHAYALAPPNYGQSATVTATFNVVGIPAAMTSPVPGSPLTGSSATFTWDTGIGGSQYSLYLGSTPGAHDIAYISAGTNTTATVTGLPTNGELLYVTLYSWMGTKWQSNAYTYVTSGKGTAGTMTSPANGSRMTGGTQAFSWTKGTGTDGYSLYVGKTAGSHEIAYVNAGRATTTSVNGLPTNGEEFYVTLNSLNGKTWLQNTYHYYASGSGTAAVMTSPANGTTLASSTVTFSWTAGTGINEYSLYIGTKPGAHDLAFVNAGSATTKTVSGLPTNGSKVYVTLYSRNGTKWLSNSYSYTAK; the protein is encoded by the coding sequence ATGCTTAAGTACCTGGTCTCGAAAGCCTACACAGTTACCGGTTTACCCAAAGTCATCCAGCGCGGCATTGCGGCCGCGGTGTGGTTGGGATTGATAGGGTCAGGTTGCTCTGCGTTTGCGAGCACTGCGACGACTACCACACTTGCGATCACTTCGGGTGGCACGGCCGTTACGACGATCAGTGCAGGTAGCCAGGTAACCCTTACCGCCACGGTGCTTGCAGGATCGACGGCGGTGAAGCAAGGACAGGTAAATTTCTGCGATGGCGCAGCGACGCACTGTTCGGATATCCATGTTCTAGGCACGGCGCAACTCAATAGTTCCGGCAAAGCGAAGATCACATTGCGTCCGGCACCGGGTTCGTTTAGCTACAAGGCAGTTTTCGTAGGAACTCCGAAGACAACTACAGCGTATGCCGGCAGTACTTCGTCAACGGCCAGCCTGACTGTGACGGGAAAGCTGCCGAGTTTTACCACGATTGCTGAGCTCGGTCCTTCGGTTGGCTACACGCTGACCGCGACGACGTACGGATTCACTAAAGCAAAGACGGCTACCGCGCCGACGGGAACGATTTCGTTTGTGGATACGACGACGGGAAACTCCGTGCTGACATCCGCAGCTTTGGCCACTCCGCAAGCAGCGGTGAACTGGGTGAATTCGTACACGTCGACGCTCGGCTATCTACCGAACGCGATGGTGGGAGCGGACTTCAACGGAGATGGCTATCCTGATATCGCTGTGGAGTTGAGCAACACGGCGAATCCGGTGGGGATTTATCTTGGGAATGGCACCGGCAATTTCAATGAAGTGACGAAGAGCCCGATTATCGCGGCGGGTATTCCGGTGCTGGCGCAGGATTTCAATGGAGACGGGATTCCGGATTTGGTGCTGTGCCACGGGCACAATGACTCGCTGACCGTTCTTCTCGGCAACGGCGATGGGACTTTCACGGAAGCGCCTGCAAATCCTTTTGGCGATGGGCTCGGGATTCCACCCGTAGTAGTGGCCGACTTCAATGGTGACGGCATTCCGGACCTTGCTACGGGCGGCGCGGGGTCCCTCAGTGTATTTCTGGCAAACGGCGCCGGGGCGTTCACGCAGGTGCCGACGACGTCGAAAACGCTAATCCTGGGCAACTTCGCGACGATGGTGGCGGGCGACTTCAACGGCGACGGCATCACTGATATCGCGGCACTCGATGCGACGTTCAGCGAGACGGTCCGCGTCTATTTCGGGTCTGGCGATGGGACGTTCACGACGGGCCCGACGAACATGGTCAGTCCGGGCGGATCCGCTGGAGCACCAATGGTGATGGTTACAGCCGACTTCAATGGCGATGGGAAGGCGGACGTCGCCGTGCCTCTATGGAATGGAGGGGTGGCGGTACTCCTTGGCAACGGAGACGGAACCTTTCAGGAAGCGAGCGGGAGTCCCATCGGCTTGGGAGATTACACGCTGCAGGTCGGGCTCGCTGATTTCAACGGAGATGGTGTCCCGGACCTGATGCTCCAACAGGAATCGAACATAACCAACGCATACGCACTGCTGGGGAAAGGCGACGGCACGTTTACCGTGAGTTCGAACCCAGCACCGTACCTGCCATGTTGCGGGATTGCCCTGTTGATGGACGTGAATGGCGACGGGTTGACTGATGTTGTGAATTCGTCGCAGTACGATGGCACCGCGAGCGTGCTGCTGACATCAGCGCAACAGGCGACGACGCAAGTGACCGGGATTTCCGTGGGCGGCACGAGCCCACATAACGTTGTCGCCAAGTACCCGGGAGACACGAAATACCTGGCGAGCATCTCCGCGCCAACGGAACTGCAGCCTCCGGCGGCGGCTCCGGTATTCACGCCGGCATCAGGCTCGATCCGGCCCTACATGGATTCGATCAAGCTGACGTCCAGCACGCCGGGGGCGACGATCTACTACCTGGCGGTGGGTGCTATTGATACGGGCGGAAGCTACGTTACGTATAACGGGCCTATCTACGGCTACAACATGGGATCAGCGACGATCCATGCGTACGCACTGGCGCCGCCCAACTACGGCCAGAGCGCGACTGTGACTGCGACGTTCAATGTGGTGGGTATCCCCGCGGCTATGACCAGCCCTGTTCCCGGCTCCCCGCTCACAGGGTCGAGCGCGACGTTCACCTGGGACACTGGCATCGGGGGATCGCAGTACAGTCTGTATCTCGGCAGCACACCGGGCGCACACGATATTGCGTATATAAGCGCAGGAACGAACACGACCGCAACGGTAACGGGGCTGCCCACGAACGGCGAACTGTTGTACGTGACTCTGTACTCGTGGATGGGGACTAAGTGGCAGTCCAACGCGTACACCTACGTCACGTCCGGCAAGGGCACGGCCGGAACGATGACCTCGCCGGCCAACGGTTCCAGGATGACGGGCGGGACGCAGGCATTCAGTTGGACGAAAGGAACGGGAACCGACGGGTATTCGTTGTATGTCGGCAAGACGGCAGGGAGCCACGAGATCGCTTACGTGAATGCAGGGCGGGCGACAACTACGTCGGTTAACGGGCTGCCGACGAACGGCGAAGAGTTCTACGTGACGCTGAACTCGCTCAACGGCAAGACGTGGTTGCAGAATACGTACCACTACTACGCGTCGGGTAGCGGGACGGCAGCGGTTATGACGTCGCCTGCCAATGGGACGACCTTGGCGAGTAGCACGGTGACATTTAGCTGGACAGCGGGGACGGGGATCAACGAGTACTCGCTGTACATTGGAACAAAGCCCGGGGCACATGACCTCGCATTTGTGAACGCCGGCAGCGCAACGACTAAGACGGTGAGCGGGCTCCCGACGAACGGGAGCAAGGTGTACGTGACCTTGTACTCGCGCAATGGGACGAAGTGGCTGTCGAACAGCTATTCGTATACCGCCAAATAA
- a CDS encoding TIM-barrel domain-containing protein, with product MLSLLLAGVTLAQGGPLELKREGRVISLVPYAPNVLRVTMSIDNSAASAAPGFGIVGAPSPTGWTHEHDADGSEVYRSDNMIVRLAPGDLPKEKLPRPMPLDELNQQLRDVYFGGGGDHGPNHDALLVTTPQGKMLLHMRTWIMTPQQEGAQAKSGGKTYRVSASFDSPSDEHYYGLGQQQKGWMDLRDHQIHCWHDYGAIGGENVCVPFMVSSRGYGLVWDNPSKTTVDLGFNGQNRWTSDVGDRVSYFVIAGDSSDQIYAGYRLLTGVTHLLPRGSYGYIQSKAIYPTQGQILDLARTYREKKVPLDTVVVDFLNMTRQGEMDLDPKRWPDPAGMNRQLHDMNVRTLLSVWPHFAPGTQFYDMLLKKGWLIHTPDGKPDHGWYKEIIGPNLDTTNPDAAKWWWEQIRDRYVKPYGFDDLWLDETEPDVDPANDVFWVGPGTSFYNVYPLFHTASVYEGFRRDFGDSKRLMILARASYLGAQRNGTVFWSSDIVSTWDMLRRSIPAGLNFTASGMPYWDTDIAGFFSPAIPADHHAEHKPLIDGSDARDVIDRYEDYPELFVRWFEWGAFHPVMRAHGERKHNEVWAYGKQAEPILTKYLKLRYELLPYTYSVAYRSYETGAPYMRALFMDFPNDPKALDIPDEYMYGPAFLVAPVTEQGATQRTVYLPAGSDWYNYWTNEKLHGGQTVVVQAPIDTLPLFVRAGSIVPFGSEVQSAQQEQKIASVRIYPGANGSFTLFQDDGKTYAYEKGAGSVTKLMWNDAEGRLKHEGVPAWNGSDESIVVVVGKKPMQ from the coding sequence ATGTTGAGCTTGCTCCTCGCAGGGGTTACGCTGGCCCAAGGCGGCCCGCTGGAATTGAAGCGGGAAGGCCGAGTAATCTCGCTGGTGCCGTATGCCCCGAACGTTTTGCGCGTGACGATGAGCATTGACAACTCGGCGGCGTCGGCCGCACCGGGCTTTGGGATCGTTGGTGCACCGTCGCCAACCGGATGGACTCACGAGCATGACGCCGATGGCAGCGAGGTGTACCGGTCAGACAACATGATCGTGCGTCTTGCGCCGGGCGATCTGCCGAAGGAGAAGCTGCCACGGCCGATGCCGCTCGACGAATTGAACCAGCAGCTTCGCGATGTGTACTTCGGAGGCGGAGGAGATCACGGTCCAAACCACGATGCTCTGCTGGTGACAACGCCACAAGGCAAGATGCTGCTCCATATGCGCACCTGGATCATGACGCCGCAGCAAGAGGGAGCGCAGGCGAAATCGGGCGGGAAGACGTACCGGGTTTCAGCGAGTTTTGATTCCCCCTCGGACGAGCACTACTACGGATTAGGGCAGCAACAGAAGGGCTGGATGGATCTGCGCGATCACCAGATCCACTGCTGGCATGATTACGGCGCGATTGGTGGAGAGAACGTCTGTGTGCCGTTTATGGTTTCGAGCCGGGGCTATGGGCTGGTCTGGGACAATCCATCGAAGACAACTGTGGACTTGGGATTCAATGGACAAAACCGTTGGACCTCGGACGTTGGCGACCGGGTTTCGTACTTCGTGATTGCCGGCGATTCCAGCGATCAAATCTACGCGGGCTATCGGTTGTTGACGGGAGTGACCCATCTGCTGCCGAGGGGCTCGTATGGGTACATCCAGAGCAAGGCAATTTATCCGACGCAAGGGCAGATCCTGGACCTTGCAAGAACTTATCGCGAGAAGAAGGTTCCACTCGACACGGTGGTGGTTGATTTTCTGAACATGACCAGGCAAGGAGAAATGGACCTCGATCCAAAACGATGGCCTGATCCCGCTGGGATGAATCGTCAACTGCACGATATGAATGTGCGGACGCTACTGAGCGTATGGCCGCACTTTGCGCCGGGAACTCAGTTTTACGACATGCTGCTGAAGAAAGGCTGGCTGATCCACACGCCGGATGGAAAGCCTGACCACGGTTGGTACAAAGAGATTATTGGACCGAACCTCGATACGACCAACCCAGATGCTGCGAAGTGGTGGTGGGAACAGATTCGCGACCGTTATGTAAAGCCGTATGGTTTCGACGATCTGTGGCTGGATGAAACGGAGCCAGACGTCGATCCGGCGAATGACGTGTTCTGGGTCGGGCCGGGGACGAGCTTCTACAACGTCTATCCGCTGTTTCATACTGCGTCGGTGTACGAAGGGTTTCGCCGCGATTTTGGCGACAGCAAGAGGCTGATGATCCTGGCGCGAGCGTCTTATCTCGGCGCGCAGAGGAACGGCACTGTTTTCTGGTCGAGCGATATTGTTTCGACATGGGACATGCTGAGGCGCTCGATTCCGGCAGGGCTGAACTTCACCGCTAGCGGTATGCCGTATTGGGATACGGACATCGCAGGCTTCTTCTCGCCTGCAATTCCGGCGGACCACCACGCCGAGCACAAACCCCTGATCGACGGGTCGGACGCACGCGACGTGATCGACCGCTACGAGGATTATCCCGAGCTCTTCGTGCGCTGGTTCGAATGGGGCGCATTTCATCCGGTGATGCGGGCCCACGGCGAGAGAAAGCACAACGAGGTCTGGGCCTACGGGAAACAGGCCGAGCCGATTCTGACGAAGTACCTGAAGCTTCGCTACGAGCTTCTGCCGTACACGTACTCGGTTGCGTATCGCAGCTATGAAACGGGTGCACCTTACATGCGCGCGCTGTTCATGGATTTTCCCAACGACCCCAAGGCGTTGGACATTCCGGACGAGTACATGTACGGACCCGCTTTCCTGGTCGCCCCAGTAACCGAACAGGGCGCGACGCAACGAACGGTGTATTTGCCGGCCGGCTCCGATTGGTACAACTACTGGACCAATGAGAAGCTGCACGGCGGGCAGACGGTCGTGGTGCAAGCTCCCATCGATACGCTGCCCTTGTTCGTGAGGGCAGGAAGCATCGTGCCGTTTGGGTCAGAGGTGCAGAGCGCGCAGCAAGAGCAGAAGATCGCGTCGGTACGGATTTATCCGGGAGCGAATGGGAGCTTCACGTTGTTCCAGGATGACGGCAAGACGTATGCGTACGAGAAAGGCGCGGGCTCCGTCACCAAGCTCATGTGGAATGACGCGGAGGGCCGACTGAAACACGAAGGCGTGCCAGCATGGAACGGATCGGATGAGTCCATTGTGGTGGTCGTAGGCAAGAAACCGATGCAGTGA
- a CDS encoding dihydroorotate dehydrogenase — MATQPKPAEDDELLFDMSVSFCGIKLKNPVLAASGTFGYGVEFEDIVTIEKLGGFVSKGLSREPMPGNPPPRLWETAAGMLNAIGLQNIGAKAFVEEKLPLLRKLKNVPVFCNVYGTCNEDYEETIRILNDGEGITAYELNVSCPNTQHGGMTFGADPTLLAEVVTVAKKAATRPLIVKLSPNVTSIPQMAKIAQDAGADAISLVNTFVGMAIDVETRKPRISNIVAGLSGPAIKPIALRMVYEAAKTVTIPVIGIGGISTAEDIVEFMLAGATAVEVGTANFWDPCASERLVDQLEKWCLEHRVQKISELTGGMLLS; from the coding sequence ATGGCCACCCAACCCAAACCCGCCGAGGACGACGAGCTCCTGTTTGACATGAGCGTGAGCTTCTGCGGTATCAAGCTCAAGAACCCCGTGCTCGCCGCCAGCGGGACCTTCGGCTACGGCGTGGAGTTCGAAGACATCGTCACCATCGAAAAGCTTGGAGGGTTCGTTTCCAAGGGCCTCTCCAGAGAACCGATGCCCGGCAATCCTCCGCCTCGACTTTGGGAAACCGCCGCCGGCATGCTCAACGCCATCGGCCTCCAGAACATCGGCGCAAAAGCATTCGTCGAAGAAAAGCTCCCGCTGCTGCGCAAACTGAAAAACGTCCCCGTCTTCTGCAACGTCTACGGAACCTGCAACGAAGACTACGAAGAGACCATCCGCATTCTCAACGACGGCGAAGGCATCACCGCCTACGAACTCAACGTCTCCTGCCCCAATACACAGCACGGCGGCATGACCTTCGGCGCCGATCCCACGCTGCTCGCCGAAGTCGTCACCGTCGCCAAAAAAGCCGCCACCCGCCCGCTCATCGTAAAGCTCTCACCCAACGTCACCAGCATCCCGCAAATGGCGAAAATTGCGCAGGACGCTGGCGCCGACGCGATCTCCCTGGTCAACACCTTCGTCGGCATGGCCATCGACGTCGAAACCCGCAAACCCCGCATCTCCAACATCGTCGCCGGCCTCTCCGGCCCCGCAATCAAGCCGATCGCCCTCCGCATGGTCTACGAAGCCGCCAAAACTGTCACCATCCCGGTCATCGGCATCGGCGGCATCAGCACCGCCGAAGACATCGTCGAGTTCATGCTCGCCGGCGCCACTGCCGTTGAAGTAGGTACCGCCAACTTCTGGGACCCCTGCGCCAGCGAACGCCTCGTCGACCAGCTAGAAAAATGGTGCCTCGAACACCGAGTCCAAAAAATCTCCGAACTCACCGGCGGAATGCTCCTCTCCTAA